CGGCAGGAATTTGATTCGGCCGTCCAGAATACAGGGTATCACCGGATCAAGGGCCCCGGCATTGACTGCACACCGGGAATAATCGGAGGTGAGGCGGGGGATGCTGTTGGTCGTGGATGACCAGCCGGCGATCAGGCAACTGCTTGCCGAAGCCTTGGAAAGCGAAGGTTTCGCCGTGATTGCGGCGTCCAACGGTTATGAGGCCGTCAACATCACGCGCCGGCAAAAACCCGAGCTGATCCTTCTCGACCTCAAGATGCCCGGGCTGGGTGGACTGGAGACGCTCCGGGAGATTCATCGGTTTTCCCCCGATATACCGGTAATCCTGGTTACGGCTTACGGAGAGTTGTCCGACCCCGGGGAGGCTGAAAAATTGGGCGTCCGGCGTCTGATTATCAAGCCTTTCGACCTGAATGAAGTGCGGTCCGTGGTGCGGAGCGTCCTCGGCGCAGTTGCGGTCTGATTGTGGCCCGCAGAAAAGGATACGGTATTTTTTTGGCGAAGAAGGTCTTTTATAGAGGTCTTTCTTCAAGGAGGTTTGTCGGGGTGCTCGTCAAGACCGAGACAACGCTGGCTCTGCGGTGTTCGGACTGCGGCCGTTCGGTTGTACAGACCGTATCCCGTTTCGCTCTGGGTCCGGAAAGGCCGATTGAAGTCCTGTGCAAGTGCCAAAGCCGGCTTCTGGTTGTGAGCACCAAAAGCCGGAAATCATACTGGTTGGACGTGAATTGCGTCATCTGTGAGTCCACACACATGTACCGCCTGACGGCCTCCGAATTCTGGTCCCGGGAGGTTTTCTACCTTTCCTGCCAGGAAACCGGTCTCGAATTGGGCTGCGCAGGCCCGTACGAGAGGGTGCGGAATTACCTCCAGAGCAAGGAGCAGGCCCTGGAAATCCTGGTGGAGGAAATGG
The sequence above is drawn from the Bacillota bacterium genome and encodes:
- a CDS encoding response regulator codes for the protein MLLVVDDQPAIRQLLAEALESEGFAVIAASNGYEAVNITRRQKPELILLDLKMPGLGGLETLREIHRFSPDIPVILVTAYGELSDPGEAEKLGVRRLIIKPFDLNEVRSVVRSVLGAVAV